In Alosa alosa isolate M-15738 ecotype Scorff River chromosome 10, AALO_Geno_1.1, whole genome shotgun sequence, the genomic stretch GTGCCAGTTATAATTGCTCAGTAAATTATACATGCAGGGAAGCCCTGAAGAGGTCTCATTTATATCAGTCAATATAGAATGGCTATAaagatgaatgaatgtgtgaagtCAAAATAGAATGGCTATAaggatgaatgaatgtgtgaaggAAATAAATGAGAAGGTTCAAACAGATATACTTTGCTTATGATCATGTCTGTTCACATCTCAGTTTGTGTTGGTTACAAAtgttaaaatataatatatccATACAGAAAATGAATACCTGCACATTTTGGTCATTAGAATTGTGTACAAAAATCATTTATTATGTCATGTGTTATCAGCCATTCTTATTTATTATGTCATGTGTTATCAGCCATGTGTTAGATAATATATTCCTTCAATACTTTCATGTGAACTACTGTAAATGAACAACAACTGGACTGCAACTGTAGTCATCAGCAGTTGAGTGTGCAACACTGACTAGAGCCAAATTATCAAAATCATGTTACCATGCTTAAGCTATCCTAAAATAACTGTAAATTAggcagaatttgagtctgatatTGCTTgattgggatgtgattatgggACATGTTTCAATCGATACAGGGGAAAAAATGCCTCTGATCTTAATTGGATAGACCAATGAGAGCAACAAAACAGCCTGCCATGAATCCTGTAGGGAGAAGAGTCAAAACGTCCTTCTTCTCCCTGTTTTagtttcattttgttttcaatcgttttttaaagttattgcactgtcagcacaacagacacaaataaacacaagcAAGCTTAGGTGACATGATAGACTAGGCACAGTtgttcatctgtccatcatcgaaTAAAGCCTGTCCAGATCATTTGATTGGTGCGAAACGCTCTGTTTTGTACATAGTTGCTTATCAATGGAGCAGACCGAATTTACACAcgaaaacacacatgcaacacacacgcaACTCATTCTGGGACAGACAATAAGACTATATATACATCAGTCAAGGAACCATAAAACTCATGCATACAATATCATGCCTGAGTAGCTATCTGGCAATGTGTGAGGCTTCCTGACACAATTATTTACAACATTCTGCCCTGTGTGTAAGGGAAGTTTTACTCCAGCTGTTCGAGTGTCATGTTAGACAAGGTGTAGCTCCTCTCCTCCGGCTGCTCCAGGGCACTGTGCCTCACCTGGCACAGGTAGACCGCGCCCAGGTCCTGTGGAGTGGGCACCAGCCTCAGGAAGGCCCACTGGCAGAAAAGGCCGCTGGGGTTCAGGCTGGACGGGGAGGTGAAAAGCCGGTGGGCACGGGCTCTCCGTTCCTGAACCAGGAGACCGAGAGCGCGTTTGGGCTGAAGTCCTCCACACAGAGGCTCAGCGAGCACTCCTGACCCACCTGAGGCCGGGCGGGGTCACACTTGATGAACTTCAATGTTGGGGGAGTGCCTGCAGAGAAATatcatgattttgatgtcactGAGTGTAGAATGAAGAGTGAAGAATTTAATTGTCTCAGGAGCAGAAAAAGAATGGTACAAAGTATGGGGAGTACAAACAGCGCTGTAGACGTTTGGCCCAACTCATGCCAGTCGACAACAACAAAAGCAGTTCCAAAGGGAAGGGTACGCACACCCAAAAAAGATTATACCAGGTGCCAGGTCTGAAGTGTCAGCAGTGAAAGGAGGATAAGAAGAAACACACGGGTCGAAAACGTTGCTAAAATAAAGTTGCCTGGGAGCTTTTACGCTTTTACAACAGTGTGCAGGCCTCTATCCTCTTTTCAAtcgtcaacaacaacacattacatttatatttaagCACTTTTCTAggcacccaaagtgctttacagtgaAGAGGGGACCTCAATACCCACCTTTCAGGTTAACGCGGTAGGGGAGGTCCTGGTAGCCTGGCTCAGGAAAGCTGCTGTGGTACGCACGGCACGTGTACACTAGCCCCTCCTccatggtggtgatggtcagcTCCGTGGTGCTCCACACGCTGTGCAGCCCCTGGTAGTCGGAGAAGGGGCCGTACTGGACCACGGGCCCCAGGAGTCGCTCCCCGCCAGGGCCCCACCATTCCAGCTGCACCTGGGCCGGGTAGAAGCGCTCCATGCGGCAGCACAGCACCAGCTGCTGTCCCAGCACCGGGATCTGGGGTGCGCTGGAGATTTGCAGGAAGGATGGCTGTGCTGCAGTCAGGACCACGGTAAGAGGAACTCAGTCATATTTAACTCTGACATGTTCAACAACAACTACTGGATgctaaactatctatctatctatctgcataAATCCTCCTCTCTGCATGAATTAAATATCTTTCTAATCTTtagttctttctttttttatttgtaagcGCTGATTTTTTCTTCAGAACTTGCCTATCTAGTTAACACGTATCTTGGTTTtgatgccaggctgaagatgatcAATCAGCTGTAACAGAAGTCACATGGTCGCTCTAGAGagatctctcactcacttttaaCGCTCAGCGTCGTCTCTCTGGTGTAGGTCTGACCTTTGTAGGTCACCATACACCTGTACCTGCCTCCGTCATCGCTGACCGTTGGGCAGAGCGAGAGGACAGACACCAGGCGTGTGTCGTCCGAGTGAAGCCGCAAGTGTTCCGTTAGGTCCTCCAAAGACAGGGTCTTTCTCTCCCCTGACTCACTAAACAGGGCCTGGCCCTCCAGGGGCTCCAGAGAGACTGTGTTCAGGGCGCCCCATGGTGGGTCATGGTTCCCTGGATCATGGGGGAGCACCATGTACCACTGCACGTTCACATACTTGGGGTTCACTCGGCTGATCGTGCATTTGATGTCTGCACGAGTGTTGGCATAGATGACAGAGGGAGTGTTGATGTCAGATATGCTGGGTGGCACTGGAATGTGAAACACAACAATTTTACAAAgtgattttgtgttttttttctgtattttattttcaaacTCTATGACACTGGTGTAAAACTTGTAGAACTTGGATTCACATATACTCACCTTTGTGAAGGTATAAGTACCCGATCACAGCTGCTCCTAATATTAACGACACTAGGACGAGACTGGACACCACTGTTACAGCTATGAGTACAACTGGGTTCTGAGGCGTCTCtggaacaaaaaacaaacacagagatggCTGAGAAACCCTGTTGGATTTACAGGTGTCAGAACTGCAGTTTCTAGAAACAGAAACTCACGTCTAGTGGCGTTTATTGTCAACCTTTTAGACATGTTGACCGCCACAACGTCAACAAAAATGTAAGTCATAGACTCACCAACAACGCTCAGTCGGACAGTTTTGCTTTGAGGCGTGTTGAAGGACCTGTGCTTGATCTGACAGATGTAAACAGCCCCATGGTTTTCGGTCTTGTTCCCCTGAATGGTCATATGGCTCTTCTGGCTGTAGGTGTGGTCTGGGTTGGGCATAGGGGATTCAGTGCACACGTCCACCTCCACAGGTTCATTCTTGTGGCCAAGCTGCCTCAGCCACTGGATCTCCAGGTGCTCAGGATAGAAACCTGTGATTTCACAGGACAAGGTCGTCTTCTGCCCATTAAGCACTGTGGCATGTTCTGTTAGCGACAGAGTGGGTCGAGCTGAAATCATAGAACAGTTGGGGGACAGCATGTCAGCATGTTCTTATTAAACACAAATGTATGAACACAGTTAGTGTGAATAATTGTGTAGATATAAATTCTGTAAAGGAAAAGGACACTGCCCAGGATGTTTATCCTTTATTCACATTAAATGATAACTGGCTATGATGCAGGACACAAAAAACGACAACAATTTATCCTGGTTTCATAAGATATAATGTTTTCTGATTATCAGAAAAAATATGAATTACCTGACACATGAAGGGTGACTGTCGTCGCGTAGTTCTCTGGTTTCACCAGAATGACACAGCTGAAGCGACCCTCATCAGTCACAGCTGGACAGACCAAATGCAGTGGGGCATTTCCCTTTAGTAATTCATTCACGTTCACATCATATCCTAGTGAATGCTGAGTTATATTTCCAGCCTTGAATTCAAACAAGGTGCTTTTATTCAGCTGGGCTCTGCTACCCTCAAACTGCCACAACACAGAGACGTTTTCGCGCCGAGTACCGCTGGGGACTTTGAAGTGACAGTCAAGAGTAATAGGCTCACCAgtcaaacagtgattttttccAACTGCACCTTTAAGATAAAATCACAGTTGCACAGTAAAAGCATTGCTTTAAATCCAAACACAATAACCATGTTGGTAGGTTAGATTTGTAGGTAAAGGTACATGAAGATCTGGATCAAAGGTGAATGCAGACTTGTTTATGCCGTTCTCTCACTGGTGCACAAAATGAGCTTTCAATTTCATGACAGACAAGTGAGGAGATTCttacctgaaagttgcagatgGATGAAAAGACTGATAAATACTAAAACATGATTATAATTGATGAAAATCATGTCTTTTTCTCCATGAGACTATTTAATGCCATTGTCAAGAGACTTTCTCGTCATGTCCTTGCAAACTCAAAGGTCAGTTTTTAATACACCTTTACATAACACCCGGAACAATAAAGTGGGGTCAGAAAGCCTTAGATGGCATACTTTCGTATGCACAAGAACTGTGTAATGCATTACTTTTAATTACAGAGCTGTATAGGAAATGTGTGAGTTCATTGTAGCTTatgattaaaacaaacacagccATTCTGAGACCCCATTTCAGGATACTGTTGTACTAAAACAAAATCCTACGAAAATTAAGGAAGTTAATGTGCCTAGGTCAATGATGACCAGCAAATAGTATGCTGTTAGAGAATTCAGTACAACAAACTGGTCATTTTTAACTATTTTATTGTTGGTCAGCTCAGTTTGTTACATGGAGTTAAAGTAACTGGCAGGATGGCATTCTCCTGTTATATTCCATATAAAACAGGGTTTAGTGTAGGCACATACTGTAGATTGCAGCCCTGTAAAGGTAGCCCTTATGGATCATTTGCAGTATAGTCACATTGAACATGTTTGGTTTTCCAACAGTTTCGATACactagaccagtggttcttaaacttggGGTCAGGACCCCCAGGGGGGTCGCCAAGAATATGGGAGGGGTCGCGGAATGATTTGCAGTCTGAATTAAAGAAACATTtgtaaaataaatatgtttaaaaACTGGGATATTCACTAGACCTATAAAGTAGGCTTCCAATTCAAAGTGTTTCCATAATGTTCCTCTGAAAGTGAATGCTCTGTTTACGCAACCTCACATCTCTACctgacaaaaagtttaagaaccactgctgtaCTGGACCATAAAAGTCTACATGGCAAATTAGGTTTGTCTTGTGTGATTTACAACAGACACTGAATTGGGATTGCAGAAGTAGTTTATTTACATAAAAATAACCTCATGACAAAATT encodes the following:
- the LOC125302316 gene encoding uncharacterized protein LOC125302316, which codes for MIFINYNHVLVFISLFIHLQLSGAVGKNHCLTGEPITLDCHFKVPSGTRRENVSVLWQFEGSRAQLNKSTLFEFKAGNITQHSLGYDVNVNELLKGNAPLHLVCPAVTDEGRFSCVILVKPENYATTVTLHVSARPTLSLTEHATVLNGQKTTLSCEITGFYPEHLEIQWLRQLGHKNEPVEVDVCTESPMPNPDHTYSQKSHMTIQGNKTENHGAVYICQIKHRSFNTPQSKTVRLSVVETPQNPVVLIAVTVVSSLVLVSLILGAAVIGYLYLHKVPPSISDINTPSVIYANTRADIKCTISRVNPKYVNVQWYMVLPHDPGNHDPPWGALNTVSLEPLEGQALFSESGERKTLSLEDLTEHLRLHSDDTRLVSVLSLCPTVSDDGGRYRCMVTYKGQTYTRETTLSVKTQPSFLQISSAPQIPVLGQQLVLCCRMERFYPAQVQLEWWGPGGERLLGPVVQYGPFSDYQGLHSVWSTTELTITTMEEGLVYTCRAYHSSFPEPGYQDLPYRVNLKGTPPTLKFIKCDPARPQVGQECSLSLCVEDFSPNALSVSWFRNGEPVPTGFSPPRPA